A section of the Spirosoma pollinicola genome encodes:
- a CDS encoding DUF6922 domain-containing protein: MNVSTESKPVSLQFNKRSFWGLDTQKMDINNPVDADTIIARVMDNGTHEDRAMAVRYFGIDRIKQALFNAPELQSTTISFCSLWWSVEPTAFLSSRKKAAEPIQFVSF; this comes from the coding sequence ATGAATGTCTCCACTGAATCCAAACCCGTTTCTCTGCAATTCAATAAACGTAGTTTTTGGGGTTTAGATACTCAAAAGATGGATATCAATAACCCAGTCGATGCGGATACGATTATAGCAAGGGTAATGGACAATGGTACGCATGAGGACCGAGCCATGGCAGTCCGTTATTTTGGTATTGACCGAATTAAACAGGCATTATTTAACGCCCCCGAACTCCAGTCGACTACCATTTCTTTCTGCAGTTTGTGGTGGAGTGTTGAGCCAACTGCTTTCCTGAGCAGCCGCAAAAAAGCCGCAGAACCTATCCAATTCGTCAGTTTTTAA
- a CDS encoding DEAD/DEAH box helicase family protein, whose translation MREDRLATDDEKKLLVQFSGWGELANVWNLEAFAEYGEATAQLSPMSAEVERWGKRYYKARLELGELLSDEEIERASQSTLNAYYTSHTVIKAIWQAVVSMGFTGGRMVEPAAGSGHFIGAMPDNLRQQSRVTAIEKDTLTAQILGLLYPELETHASGFEDVQIQLESIDLVIGNVPFGNYKVYDRHNRDLSDLPIHNYFIGRSARLIREGGLLALITSAGTLDSGSRKFRQRLHREGMELVGAIRLPSCAFEQNAGTEVTTDILFMQKCVASVRRFSQFSYVGTTTVRTIAPVDEETEIAKSIIINEYFAERPAMMLGEMFLAEEVGKGSLYRGDSQTLFLANPNELTTRLDGALTFLPAAIFKPLNRNPFGELGRMAVNGYAGRVNIKGRSFTQSLIIREYETLKAAFSALLRAELNAEADVVTDPLRQALNNEYYRFTGCFGKLNKNRSIAFLEGYDPKFLMVQALELIEKGKDGKDIISKSAILTERVYPLRPLSVVETAEDALRVSLYECGRIDSAFIAAKLTKTISEVEHELITKRLVFRHPATDKLIDRDTYLSGDIREKIVQARLWLDQKPALQANILALEAVMPPTVPLSLITFQLGSVWLPAELITEWIKHELELDIRLRYNDQSCAYDLTVNNPYAVKNRSMGTAERKASDLIESALNGRSVVVTKTILDAEGNKREVKDIEATSQAVQAQEVLQELFIDYCRTNYVERIEKAFNDRFNGHVFKTYHRPQVAHYPGASPFIFLRNHQFKGVERIKDEDTMLAHEVGTGKTFTMISAAMEMIRLGRLSKVIIAVQNSTVRDFARAWQTLYPAALIYVPEKSDLETTNRKRFLQRIATNKFDGIVLPQSFLKFIPSDPTAEEELISEEIARIEAQGSSSREDQRASKKHIKALNKLKLSVEVRRKAQADRKQDDILHFAQLGVDGLFLDEAHKYKRYGFHTHRRNIKGIDSEGSQDAFQAMAKCRTIQRKGGRVVL comes from the coding sequence TTGCGGGAAGATCGACTGGCTACCGACGACGAAAAAAAGCTGTTAGTTCAGTTTTCAGGCTGGGGGGAACTGGCAAACGTGTGGAATCTGGAAGCCTTTGCCGAGTACGGAGAAGCTACCGCCCAGCTCTCGCCCATGAGCGCCGAGGTGGAACGTTGGGGTAAACGCTATTATAAAGCACGTTTGGAACTAGGGGAACTGTTATCTGATGAAGAAATAGAACGTGCTTCCCAATCAACGCTAAATGCGTATTACACCAGTCATACCGTTATCAAAGCCATCTGGCAAGCCGTTGTTTCAATGGGATTTACCGGAGGGCGCATGGTAGAGCCCGCGGCGGGTAGTGGTCATTTTATTGGTGCCATGCCGGACAATTTACGTCAGCAAAGCCGCGTAACGGCTATCGAAAAGGATACACTGACGGCGCAGATTCTAGGGTTGCTGTATCCTGAACTTGAAACCCACGCGAGCGGGTTTGAGGACGTACAGATTCAGCTTGAAAGTATTGATTTAGTCATTGGAAATGTACCCTTTGGCAACTACAAGGTGTACGACCGTCACAATCGGGATTTATCCGATCTACCAATTCATAATTACTTTATTGGCCGTTCAGCCCGGTTAATTCGGGAAGGGGGATTACTGGCTCTGATAACCTCAGCGGGAACGCTGGATAGTGGAAGCCGTAAGTTTCGCCAACGCTTGCATCGGGAAGGAATGGAACTGGTAGGGGCTATCCGGTTGCCAAGTTGTGCGTTTGAGCAAAACGCAGGTACAGAAGTAACGACCGATATTTTATTTATGCAAAAGTGCGTAGCTAGTGTACGCCGGTTTAGTCAATTTTCATATGTCGGAACAACGACCGTACGCACGATAGCCCCGGTCGATGAAGAAACCGAAATTGCGAAATCGATTATCATAAATGAGTATTTTGCCGAGCGGCCTGCAATGATGCTGGGTGAAATGTTTCTGGCCGAAGAAGTAGGAAAAGGAAGTTTATACCGGGGAGATTCCCAAACGTTATTTCTGGCTAATCCCAACGAATTGACCACTCGTCTTGACGGCGCATTAACCTTTTTGCCAGCAGCCATTTTTAAACCTCTTAACCGGAACCCATTTGGTGAATTGGGCCGTATGGCGGTGAATGGCTATGCAGGACGCGTAAACATCAAAGGGCGCAGTTTTACTCAATCCCTGATTATCCGCGAGTACGAGACCTTAAAAGCCGCCTTCTCTGCGTTGCTACGTGCGGAACTGAACGCAGAAGCCGACGTAGTTACCGACCCATTGCGGCAGGCATTAAACAACGAATATTACCGCTTTACGGGTTGTTTCGGTAAGCTTAATAAAAACCGCTCAATTGCTTTTCTGGAAGGGTACGACCCTAAATTTTTGATGGTTCAGGCCCTTGAACTGATTGAAAAAGGAAAGGACGGAAAAGATATCATTAGTAAATCGGCTATTCTGACCGAGCGGGTTTATCCGCTCCGTCCCTTGTCAGTGGTCGAAACCGCCGAGGATGCATTACGGGTTTCTCTTTATGAGTGCGGACGCATAGACAGCGCCTTTATAGCGGCAAAATTAACCAAAACAATTTCCGAAGTAGAGCATGAATTAATCACAAAACGATTGGTTTTTCGACACCCGGCGACTGATAAGTTGATTGATCGTGACACGTATTTGTCAGGGGATATTCGGGAGAAGATAGTACAGGCAAGATTATGGCTGGATCAGAAACCGGCATTACAGGCCAACATTCTTGCCCTGGAAGCTGTCATGCCCCCAACGGTTCCGCTCTCATTAATCACTTTCCAGTTAGGTTCCGTCTGGCTACCAGCCGAACTAATTACGGAGTGGATAAAGCACGAACTTGAACTGGATATACGCTTACGGTATAACGATCAGTCCTGTGCATATGATCTTACAGTCAACAATCCGTACGCGGTGAAAAACCGATCTATGGGAACGGCAGAGCGTAAAGCATCTGATTTGATCGAATCCGCGCTTAATGGACGTAGCGTCGTGGTTACAAAAACCATTCTTGACGCAGAAGGTAATAAGCGGGAGGTTAAAGACATTGAAGCCACTTCACAGGCCGTACAAGCGCAGGAAGTCCTACAGGAGCTGTTTATTGACTACTGCCGGACAAACTACGTGGAACGCATAGAAAAAGCGTTTAATGACCGTTTTAACGGCCACGTATTTAAAACGTACCACCGGCCACAGGTTGCCCATTATCCCGGTGCCAGTCCGTTCATTTTTTTGCGGAACCACCAGTTTAAAGGCGTTGAACGGATAAAAGATGAGGATACCATGTTGGCCCATGAAGTAGGTACGGGTAAGACCTTTACCATGATTTCAGCGGCAATGGAAATGATACGGCTAGGGCGATTGTCGAAGGTCATTATTGCCGTGCAAAATTCAACGGTAAGGGATTTTGCTAGAGCGTGGCAAACGCTGTATCCGGCCGCGTTAATTTATGTACCGGAGAAATCCGATCTGGAAACCACCAATCGAAAACGGTTTCTACAACGCATTGCCACCAATAAATTTGATGGAATTGTTTTACCGCAATCATTCTTGAAATTTATACCTTCCGACCCGACCGCCGAGGAAGAATTGATCAGTGAAGAAATTGCCCGAATTGAAGCGCAGGGCAGTTCATCCAGAGAAGACCAACGCGCCAGTAAAAAACACATTAAGGCGCTGAACAAATTAAAACTGAGCGTTGAGGTCAGGCGCAAAGCGCAGGCCGACCGCAAGCAGGACGATATTTTACATTTTGCGCAGTTAGGTGTAGATGGTTTATTCTTAGACGAGGCCCACAAATATAAGCGCTACGGCTTCCACACGCACCGCCGAAATATTAAAGGGATCGATTCGGAGGGGTCACAAGATGCATTCCAGGCAATGGCAAAATGCCGGACAATTCAACGCAAAGGGGGGCGGGTTGTACTGTGA
- a CDS encoding nucleotidyl transferase AbiEii/AbiGii toxin family protein, producing the protein MMLHYQSLDTSTFNVLHELMANPTLKEAGFVLCGGTALTLQLGHRMSTDIDLFSPLNVTAPKMKSFMEKTFGDRLDITSMGDLGIRSFLDGVKLDMIKFPYPMKHSPLEVNGLRVIGLDDASAMKLHAAANRGARRDYVDLAELLQKMPFERILINYQNQFNPSPQALEHTRRAITFFDDAERTTTAIDMLNGRRWETTKQIIRQSVANPRHIQLLPPPKPPLAANPHQQGIPTVSNSKPAQLITFHQKGTTTKPRQTPKH; encoded by the coding sequence ATGATGCTGCATTATCAGAGCCTGGATACCAGTACGTTCAACGTACTTCATGAATTAATGGCGAACCCAACCCTTAAGGAGGCTGGATTTGTCCTGTGCGGAGGAACGGCACTAACGCTTCAACTGGGTCACCGCATGAGCACTGACATTGACCTCTTCAGTCCCCTTAATGTAACAGCGCCCAAGATGAAATCCTTTATGGAGAAAACCTTCGGGGACCGGTTGGATATAACGTCTATGGGTGACCTGGGGATCAGGAGCTTTTTGGACGGTGTTAAACTGGATATGATCAAGTTTCCTTACCCAATGAAGCACAGCCCGCTTGAGGTCAATGGGTTGAGAGTAATAGGTCTCGATGATGCATCGGCCATGAAACTTCATGCGGCCGCTAACCGGGGAGCCCGTCGGGATTACGTTGATTTAGCCGAGTTGCTCCAGAAAATGCCATTTGAGAGAATATTAATTAACTATCAAAATCAGTTTAACCCTTCCCCACAAGCACTTGAGCATACGCGCCGGGCAATTACATTTTTTGATGACGCTGAACGTACCACTACTGCCATTGATATGCTAAATGGACGTCGATGGGAAACGACTAAACAGATCATCCGGCAGAGCGTCGCCAACCCACGACATATTCAACTGCTACCCCCGCCCAAACCACCCCTGGCCGCTAATCCGCATCAACAGGGTATTCCAACGGTAAGCAACTCAAAGCCAGCACAGCTAATAACATTTCACCAGAAAGGGACTACTACAAAGCCAAGGCAAACCCCGAAACATTAA